The Flavobacterium piscisymbiosum genome includes a region encoding these proteins:
- a CDS encoding cytochrome-c peroxidase, which produces MKKIIGILLLSLLAASCSNDDSDMISIDNPEISLNIPSGFPELNTFVSQNKPTKYGVELGKKLFSEKRFSADNTISCSTCHIQENAFADGHAQAIGIQGRIGLRNTPSIQNLAFMKFYNWDGSKLQLENQPLVPIITHEEMDSSILEVIGKIKDDAVYKDLFKKAFGDENITPDRIFKSIAQFEYTLISANSKYDKVKRNEVSFTASELQGYQTFQQKCASCHAGELFTDQSFRNIGFPINKDTNEAGRGRVTGIPSDFMSFRIPTLRNIEYTAPYGSFGQFADLESVINYFDNGVLDAGNLDPIFKNNGKRIPLTEEEKNNLIAFMKTLSDSEFLEN; this is translated from the coding sequence ATGAAAAAAATAATCGGTATCCTATTGCTTTCATTATTGGCAGCATCTTGCAGCAATGATGACTCTGATATGATTTCTATTGATAATCCAGAAATCTCACTAAATATTCCATCGGGGTTTCCAGAGCTGAATACTTTTGTGAGTCAAAATAAGCCTACTAAATATGGTGTGGAATTAGGCAAGAAACTTTTTTCTGAAAAAAGGTTTAGTGCAGATAATACCATTTCCTGCTCCACCTGTCATATTCAGGAAAATGCTTTTGCAGACGGGCATGCACAAGCCATCGGAATTCAAGGCAGAATCGGACTTCGTAATACGCCATCCATTCAAAATTTAGCTTTTATGAAGTTTTACAATTGGGATGGAAGTAAGCTCCAATTAGAAAATCAGCCGCTGGTTCCTATTATAACCCATGAAGAAATGGATTCGTCTATTTTGGAAGTTATTGGTAAAATTAAAGATGATGCGGTTTACAAAGATTTGTTCAAAAAAGCATTTGGAGATGAGAACATTACGCCAGACAGAATCTTTAAAAGTATTGCGCAGTTTGAGTATACTTTAATTTCTGCCAATAGCAAATATGATAAAGTAAAACGAAATGAAGTCTCTTTTACAGCAAGCGAACTGCAGGGTTATCAAACCTTTCAGCAAAAATGCGCCAGCTGTCATGCAGGAGAATTGTTTACCGATCAGAGCTTTAGAAATATTGGATTTCCAATAAATAAGGATACCAATGAAGCTGGGCGTGGCAGGGTAACAGGCATTCCTTCTGATTTTATGAGTTTTCGTATTCCTACTTTAAGAAACATTGAATACACGGCTCCTTATGGAAGTTTTGGACAGTTTGCTGATTTAGAATCGGTTATAAACTATTTTGACAATGGGGTTTTGGATGCTGGGAACCTGGATCCGATTTTTAAAAATAATGGTAAACGAATTCCGCTCACCGAAGAGGAAAAAAATAATCTTATTGCGTTTATGAAAACTTTAAGTGACAGTGAGTTCTTAGAAAATTAG
- a CDS encoding TonB-dependent receptor plug domain-containing protein produces MKYIIMLLFLGLSVTAQNTHAHQDSIKNLEEVQVKSAAKKKIETEMKMAVSVDEFLSSSDNISFIKRGAYAWEPLLNNMSSERSTVTIDGMHVFGACTDKMDPITSYVESNNLSTIDIKSGQEGSLHGATVAGSIDLKRKSTPFGLAKKWNGAYQTGFEFNNKQFFNLGNVSYSGEKFVADGSISYRKADDYYDGNNDLVRHSQYKKFNTSLGFAYKTSDLSAVRLDAIFDMAKDVGYPALPMDLSLSRALITSASYKQLFEEGLIKVVDTKIYFNAIEHYMDDTTRPENLVHMDMPGWSTTYGLVSKANAKRNNYSSEIQLNAYDNLSIAEMRMYPQDRSNRTMFAYSWPWVTTRYAGLSMNNSWDLSDKSQVNLGGSLGVNYNYSKYVEFNWIFHPGAPQEQTRFLPSLHAGYNLDIDHFNFSIGTGYGHRAPSVSEGYGYYIYNSFDRYDYIGNPNLKNEISYEGNASAGFKNERLSIQGKINYFYIENYIIGRVLSMGSPMNYQSVGVKGYTSLDYATLLNMSMNASYDILPHLHWKGTLTYARGMDDKGGNLPFIRPLSYQTSLHFMHKNFGIQTSVNGDFEQINYSPEYGEDLTSAYTIWNISANYSFKINKIKTVVQVGAENLLNEYYSTYADWGNIPRMGRNIFTSLKFNF; encoded by the coding sequence ATGAAATATATAATAATGTTACTTTTTTTGGGATTGTCAGTAACAGCTCAAAACACACATGCACATCAAGACAGCATTAAAAATTTAGAAGAAGTACAAGTAAAGAGCGCAGCCAAAAAGAAAATAGAAACCGAAATGAAAATGGCTGTTTCAGTTGATGAATTTTTGTCATCATCAGATAATATCAGTTTCATAAAACGTGGCGCTTATGCTTGGGAACCACTGCTAAATAATATGAGCAGCGAACGCTCTACGGTTACCATTGACGGAATGCACGTTTTTGGTGCCTGTACCGATAAAATGGATCCGATAACGTCTTATGTAGAAAGCAATAATCTTTCGACAATTGATATAAAGTCGGGGCAGGAAGGAAGTCTTCACGGTGCAACTGTCGCGGGAAGTATCGATTTAAAAAGAAAAAGCACGCCGTTTGGTCTCGCTAAAAAATGGAACGGTGCCTACCAAACTGGATTTGAATTTAATAATAAACAGTTTTTTAATCTTGGAAATGTCTCTTATTCGGGCGAAAAATTTGTAGCCGATGGAAGTATTTCCTATCGAAAAGCAGACGATTATTATGATGGAAATAATGACCTAGTAAGACATTCACAATATAAAAAGTTCAACACTTCATTAGGTTTCGCTTATAAAACAAGTGATTTATCGGCGGTAAGACTCGATGCTATTTTTGATATGGCAAAAGATGTCGGCTATCCTGCATTACCAATGGATCTATCGCTTTCACGCGCGCTGATTACATCGGCTTCTTATAAACAATTATTTGAAGAAGGATTAATAAAAGTTGTCGATACAAAAATATATTTTAATGCAATTGAGCATTATATGGATGATACGACCCGTCCTGAAAACCTAGTTCATATGGATATGCCGGGCTGGAGTACAACTTACGGATTGGTTTCTAAAGCAAATGCAAAAAGAAATAATTATTCGTCTGAAATACAGTTGAATGCTTACGATAATTTGTCGATTGCAGAAATGAGAATGTATCCCCAGGATCGAAGCAATAGAACCATGTTTGCTTACAGCTGGCCGTGGGTTACGACTCGTTATGCAGGATTATCTATGAATAATTCCTGGGATCTTTCAGATAAAAGTCAGGTGAATTTAGGAGGTTCTTTGGGGGTAAATTACAATTACTCGAAATACGTAGAATTCAATTGGATTTTTCATCCCGGCGCACCGCAGGAACAAACAAGATTTTTACCGAGTCTTCACGCAGGTTATAATCTGGATATTGATCATTTTAATTTCTCTATTGGAACGGGTTACGGACACAGAGCACCTTCGGTTTCTGAAGGTTACGGATATTATATCTACAATAGTTTTGATCGTTACGATTATATCGGAAATCCGAATTTGAAAAATGAAATTTCGTATGAAGGAAATGCAAGCGCAGGTTTTAAAAACGAGAGATTAAGTATTCAGGGAAAAATTAATTACTTCTACATTGAGAATTATATCATTGGAAGAGTTTTAAGTATGGGAAGTCCGATGAACTATCAATCTGTTGGTGTAAAAGGGTATACTTCACTAGATTATGCCACACTTTTAAATATGTCGATGAATGCAAGTTATGATATTTTGCCGCATTTACATTGGAAAGGAACACTTACATACGCACGCGGCATGGATGATAAAGGAGGGAATCTGCCTTTTATTCGTCCACTTAGTTATCAGACTTCGCTTCATTTTATGCATAAAAATTTCGGAATACAGACTTCTGTAAATGGTGATTTTGAACAGATTAATTACAGCCCGGAATATGGAGAAGATTTAACTTCAGCCTATACAATCTGGAATATTTCTGCAAATTATAGTTTCAAAATCAATAAAATAAAAACTGTTGTGCAAGTCGGGGCAGAGAATTTATTAAACGAATATTACAGCACTTATGCCGACTGGGGAAATATTCCCAGAATGGGACGTAATATTTTCACGTCTTTAAAATTCAACTTCTAA
- a CDS encoding DUF1345 domain-containing protein, whose amino-acid sequence MIITYYFGDSKKDQFDYLFSRTLDIIKKYVLKVRKNWISKVDSHIRLYISIGTGIGVFFILGDLQKASIHWMASWLAFSGMFLFLSWMTIFKCHPKELHKIAEKQDSGRSLIMILILLASLVSMIAIILFYKTSAEMKGAELTIHILLTIFSAIFAWWLVHTTFTFKYAHLYYAVGEEKEGRQVFGGLDFPDESTPDYLDFCYFSFVLGTTFQVSDVNITARHIRRIALLHGLLSFFFNTIILALSINIIAGLIQK is encoded by the coding sequence GTGATTATTACCTATTATTTTGGCGATTCAAAAAAAGATCAATTTGATTATTTATTTTCACGTACCTTAGATATCATAAAAAAATATGTTTTGAAAGTAAGAAAGAACTGGATTTCGAAAGTTGACAGCCATATACGGCTGTATATTTCAATAGGCACAGGAATTGGCGTTTTTTTTATTCTGGGAGATCTTCAAAAAGCGTCTATACACTGGATGGCTTCCTGGCTGGCGTTCTCAGGTATGTTTCTGTTTTTATCCTGGATGACCATTTTTAAATGTCATCCTAAAGAACTTCACAAAATAGCTGAAAAGCAGGATTCGGGCCGATCTCTAATTATGATTTTAATTTTACTGGCCTCACTGGTCAGCATGATTGCCATAATTTTATTTTATAAAACTTCAGCAGAGATGAAAGGCGCCGAACTGACGATCCATATTTTATTGACGATCTTCTCAGCCATATTTGCATGGTGGCTAGTACACACCACTTTTACTTTTAAATATGCGCACCTTTATTATGCAGTAGGGGAGGAAAAAGAAGGCAGGCAGGTATTCGGGGGTCTTGATTTTCCTGATGAAAGTACTCCTGACTATCTGGATTTTTGTTATTTTTCATTTGTGCTTGGAACTACCTTTCAGGTGTCAGACGTAAATATTACAGCCCGCCATATACGAAGGATTGCACTGCTGCATGGATTGCTCTCCTTCTTTTTTAATACCATCATTTTAGCTCTCAGCATCAATATAATTGCCGGGCTGATTCAAAAATAA
- a CDS encoding MbnP family protein, protein MQNLKKYLLLSIVSLAFVSCSSDDDNPVANNVTLEFNNTFKNTTIVLGNAASTSASANTSATGQVHHFSELKYVISNIRLVKDNGDEVPYNVNDLDKGATVIDQAKTASLSYVLSNIPSGTYKQIKFGLGIKPEQNALDQVRFPNFYAAAGANDTEMMWEWGSGYRFTKVEGFYDTDNKTMSIHTGSTVAGTAPNYTQGVNAYRDITLNLTANAVVGSQAPKIKIKADFDKLLSGKTNTITLSTGTGMDDNATPNIHTAAQMVKFVDNLGGNGSSDISGMFSVTSVEN, encoded by the coding sequence ATGCAAAATTTAAAAAAATACCTTTTATTATCAATAGTCTCTTTGGCATTCGTATCGTGTTCAAGTGATGATGACAATCCTGTGGCAAATAATGTAACACTGGAATTCAATAATACTTTCAAAAATACCACTATTGTGCTGGGTAATGCAGCTTCAACATCAGCATCGGCAAATACTTCTGCGACAGGACAAGTACATCATTTCTCGGAGCTTAAATATGTAATCAGCAACATTCGTCTTGTAAAAGACAATGGAGACGAAGTTCCATACAACGTAAATGATCTGGATAAAGGAGCGACCGTAATCGATCAGGCCAAAACGGCTTCATTAAGTTATGTTTTAAGTAATATACCTTCTGGGACTTACAAGCAGATTAAATTTGGTTTAGGGATTAAACCAGAGCAAAATGCTTTAGATCAGGTTAGATTTCCTAATTTCTATGCGGCGGCGGGAGCTAACGACACAGAAATGATGTGGGAATGGGGAAGCGGCTACCGTTTTACAAAAGTAGAAGGCTTTTATGATACTGATAATAAAACAATGTCAATTCATACCGGAAGCACAGTTGCAGGAACTGCTCCAAACTATACCCAGGGCGTAAATGCTTACAGGGATATTACCTTAAATCTTACTGCTAATGCAGTTGTTGGAAGCCAGGCGCCAAAAATCAAAATTAAGGCAGATTTTGATAAATTGTTAAGCGGAAAAACAAATACAATTACATTGTCTACAGGAACAGGGATGGATGACAATGCAACGCCAAATATTCACACTGCCGCACAAATGGTAAAGTTTGTTGATAATTTGGGAGGAAACGGATCAAGTGATATCTCGGGAATGTTTTCTGTTACAAGCGTAGAAAACTAA